From a single Syntrophorhabdus sp. genomic region:
- a CDS encoding prolyl oligopeptidase family serine peptidase has product MDLIFKDTQYSFQTLRAIAATAGGAADIGECLKTAYRITEGDDESWYREWRATADERRKAADGFAAQGREMSAHQEYLKAANYYRTAEFFLHRNPEDPRILATWREGRESFIRAARLSRAPIVPVEIPFEGTTLPAYRCLVDDRKVKRPLLIIQTGFDGTAEELYYTVAVFALARGYNCLLFEGPGQGRVIREQKIPFRPNWETVITPVVDFALGQEETDPRRIAIMGISFGGYFVPRAMAFEKRIPFCIVNGGVYDFHKTARLTPELEKMLDSAEGSGAIDREVYERMEKSPSLRWAVGNGMFTFHAKTPSEWFRMTRAYTLEGVTDRITCTMLVVDSEDDRDMPGQSRMLYNALRSPRDYMLFTREEGAEEHCQVGASRISNARILDWLDNAMKAKPMMEGSGK; this is encoded by the coding sequence ATGGACCTTATCTTCAAGGACACGCAGTATTCCTTCCAGACCTTGAGGGCGATAGCCGCGACGGCCGGCGGGGCCGCCGATATCGGTGAATGCCTCAAGACAGCGTACCGCATCACGGAAGGAGATGATGAAAGCTGGTACCGCGAGTGGCGTGCCACAGCCGATGAGCGCAGGAAGGCCGCCGACGGTTTCGCGGCACAGGGCAGGGAGATGAGCGCTCATCAGGAATACCTGAAGGCGGCCAATTATTACAGGACGGCCGAGTTCTTTCTCCACAGGAACCCCGAAGACCCCCGCATACTTGCCACCTGGCGCGAAGGACGCGAGAGCTTTATCAGGGCGGCACGGCTTTCCCGAGCGCCGATAGTCCCCGTGGAGATCCCTTTCGAGGGCACGACCCTTCCCGCGTATCGCTGTCTCGTGGATGACCGGAAGGTGAAGCGGCCGCTTCTCATCATCCAGACAGGTTTCGACGGAACCGCGGAGGAGCTCTATTATACCGTGGCCGTCTTCGCCCTCGCGAGAGGATACAACTGCCTGCTGTTCGAGGGGCCGGGTCAGGGACGCGTCATCCGTGAACAGAAGATACCATTCCGCCCGAACTGGGAGACCGTGATCACACCTGTCGTTGATTTCGCCCTGGGACAGGAGGAAACGGACCCCCGGCGCATCGCGATAATGGGGATCAGCTTCGGGGGGTATTTCGTGCCGCGGGCCATGGCCTTCGAGAAAAGGATCCCCTTCTGCATAGTGAACGGCGGCGTCTACGACTTTCACAAGACTGCCCGCCTCACCCCCGAGCTGGAGAAGATGCTCGACTCGGCGGAGGGCTCCGGGGCCATCGACAGGGAGGTTTACGAGAGGATGGAAAAGAGTCCTTCCCTCCGATGGGCGGTCGGCAACGGCATGTTCACCTTCCACGCGAAGACGCCGTCGGAGTGGTTCAGGATGACACGGGCCTACACGCTTGAAGGGGTGACGGACAGGATCACCTGCACGATGCTCGTCGTCGACTCCGAGGATGACAGGGACATGCCGGGCCAGTCACGAATGCTGTACAACGCGCTCAGGTCTCCCCGGGATTACATGCTCTTCACCAGGGAAGAAGGGGCGGAGGAACACTGCCAGGTGGGCGCCTCCCGTATATCGAACGCGCGCATCCTCGACTGGCTGGACAACGCAATGAAAGCAAAACCGATGATGGAGGGAAGCGGGAAATGA
- the atpG gene encoding ATP synthase F1 subunit gamma has protein sequence MATLRDIKRKIGSVNSTQTITRTMKMVSASKLRRAQTDLEKIKDYAVKMEELTGRVVKNMPADAHPLLATREEIKKVLIVSIGSDRGLCGGFNTNVALTAENFSRQNRDAYERVGIYVFGRKIRDYLAKRKMDVVKSWADIKKVDQELVDAVAEEIIELYLTGEFDKVYLSYTYFASPVKQEIVFEEFIPIKTPEDVEYIDYICEPDRMEIVGSLIPRYISTKIYYALVESQTSEHAARMSAMENATNNCGEMVRYLTLVYNKRRQEGITNEMLDIVGGAEALRGT, from the coding sequence GTGGCGACGCTAAGAGATATAAAGAGAAAGATAGGAAGTGTCAACAGCACCCAGACCATCACGAGGACGATGAAAATGGTTTCCGCCTCGAAACTGAGGCGTGCCCAGACGGACCTCGAGAAGATCAAAGACTACGCGGTGAAGATGGAGGAGCTCACGGGACGTGTCGTCAAGAACATGCCTGCCGATGCGCACCCCCTTCTCGCCACAAGGGAAGAGATCAAAAAGGTCCTCATTGTCTCCATCGGTTCCGACCGGGGTCTGTGCGGCGGGTTCAATACGAACGTGGCCTTGACGGCGGAGAACTTCTCGAGACAGAACCGCGACGCTTATGAAAGGGTGGGCATCTACGTTTTTGGCCGGAAGATCCGGGATTATCTCGCGAAGAGAAAGATGGATGTCGTGAAGAGCTGGGCTGACATCAAGAAGGTCGACCAGGAGCTTGTGGACGCCGTCGCCGAGGAGATCATAGAACTTTACCTGACGGGAGAGTTCGACAAGGTGTATCTCTCCTATACCTATTTTGCGTCCCCGGTGAAACAGGAGATCGTCTTCGAGGAGTTCATCCCCATCAAGACGCCCGAGGATGTCGAGTATATCGATTACATATGTGAGCCCGACCGCATGGAGATCGTCGGGTCCCTCATCCCCCGCTACATAAGCACGAAGATATACTATGCCCTCGTCGAATCCCAGACGTCGGAGCACGCGGCCCGGATGAGCGCGATGGAGAACGCGACGAACAACTGCGGTGAGATGGTGCGGTATCTCACCCTTGTCTACAATAAGAGAAGACAGGAAGGTATAACCAACGAAATGCTGGATATCGTTGGCGGCGCTGAAGCCTTGCGAGGAACATAA
- the atpD gene encoding F0F1 ATP synthase subunit beta: protein MSSVEVRGKIVQVIGTVVDFRFPPDQLPPINGAIYVTNPAINDKAENLILEVAQHVGDNTVRCIAMNTTDGLMRGQDATYKGGQISIPVGKEILGRVLNVVGEPVDNKGDVTTAMTYPIHRPAPSLTQQNTKIELLETGVKVIDLLEPYPKGGKVGLFGGAGVGKTVVIMEMIHNIAQHHGGISVFGGVGERTREGNDLWLEMKGSGVLDKCALIYGQMTEVPGARARIGLTALTAAEYFRDEEGQDVLLFIDNIFRFTQANSEVSAQLGRMPSAVGYQPTLATDLGELEERITSTLKGSITSVQAIYVPADDLTDPAPATTFAHLDATTVLSRQISELGIYPAVDPLDSTSRILDPQIVGEEHYQVARNVQAVLQKYKELQDIIAILGMDELSEDDKLTVARARKIQRFLSQPFFVAEVFTGQPGRYVALKDTIRGFKEIVEGKHDELPEQAFFMVGTIEEAVEKAKQFMGE from the coding sequence ATGAGCAGCGTGGAGGTCAGAGGAAAGATTGTACAGGTCATTGGAACGGTCGTAGATTTCAGGTTTCCACCTGATCAGCTTCCACCAATAAACGGCGCGATCTACGTAACCAACCCTGCTATCAACGATAAGGCTGAGAACCTCATCCTCGAGGTTGCCCAGCATGTCGGCGACAACACGGTCAGGTGCATCGCCATGAACACCACCGATGGTCTCATGCGCGGCCAGGATGCCACCTACAAGGGCGGGCAGATATCGATCCCCGTTGGCAAGGAGATCCTGGGCAGGGTGCTCAATGTCGTCGGTGAACCCGTCGACAATAAGGGTGATGTCACAACGGCCATGACGTACCCGATCCACCGGCCGGCACCGTCTCTGACCCAGCAGAATACGAAGATCGAGCTTCTCGAGACGGGCGTCAAGGTCATCGACCTTCTCGAGCCCTATCCGAAGGGCGGTAAGGTCGGCCTCTTCGGTGGCGCCGGCGTCGGCAAGACGGTTGTTATCATGGAGATGATCCACAACATCGCTCAGCACCATGGCGGTATATCCGTCTTCGGCGGTGTCGGTGAGCGCACCAGGGAAGGAAACGACCTATGGCTCGAGATGAAAGGCTCCGGTGTTCTCGACAAGTGCGCGCTCATTTACGGACAGATGACTGAAGTCCCCGGTGCCCGTGCGAGGATCGGCCTTACGGCCCTCACCGCCGCCGAGTATTTCCGCGACGAGGAAGGCCAGGATGTGCTCCTCTTCATCGACAACATTTTCCGTTTTACCCAGGCCAATTCCGAGGTTTCGGCTCAGCTCGGCCGTATGCCCTCGGCCGTCGGTTACCAGCCGACCCTGGCAACAGACCTTGGAGAGCTTGAGGAGCGCATCACCTCCACGTTGAAAGGCTCCATCACCTCCGTTCAGGCCATTTACGTCCCTGCCGACGACCTCACAGACCCAGCGCCGGCAACGACGTTCGCGCATCTCGACGCCACGACGGTTCTTTCCCGTCAGATCTCGGAGCTTGGCATATACCCGGCTGTCGACCCTCTGGACTCTACAAGCCGCATCCTCGACCCGCAGATCGTTGGTGAAGAGCATTACCAGGTTGCCCGGAACGTTCAGGCGGTCCTTCAGAAATATAAGGAACTCCAGGACATCATCGCCATCCTCGGCATGGACGAACTCTCGGAAGACGACAAGTTGACCGTTGCCAGGGCCAGAAAGATCCAGAGGTTCCTCTCGCAGCCGTTCTTCGTCGCGGAGGTCTTCACGGGCCAGCCGGGCCGGTACGTTGCCCTGAAGGACACGATCAGGGGATTCAAAGAGATCGTTGAAGGCAAACACGACGAGCTTCCCGAGCAGGCATTCTTCATGGTGGGTACCATCGAAGAGGCTGTTGAAAAAGCGAAACAGTTCATGGGAGAATAA
- a CDS encoding nitroreductase, which produces MDLIEAIKVRKSVRAFKPDEVSKEQIEEILRLAIHAPSAINLQPWEFVVVMGEEKARLSRRLVKLYREKQISCSPGNVKPLSAEFHKRGAESFILMNPYLEKMGQDFNRFVNEGSCNFYGAPSAVIFCLDNAFSEARLVDIGIVLGYFLLVAHSFGLSTCPIGLINAYEDDIKEILNIPDNKDVVIGAALGYADPASPINEFTSPREELESFVRWID; this is translated from the coding sequence ATGGATCTGATCGAAGCCATCAAGGTGAGAAAGAGTGTTCGCGCGTTCAAGCCCGATGAAGTCTCGAAAGAGCAGATAGAGGAGATACTGCGGCTTGCCATCCATGCCCCGTCGGCCATCAACCTTCAACCCTGGGAGTTTGTCGTCGTTATGGGTGAAGAGAAGGCGAGGCTCAGCCGAAGGCTCGTCAAGCTGTATCGTGAGAAACAGATCTCCTGCAGCCCCGGGAACGTAAAGCCCCTTTCAGCCGAGTTCCATAAGAGGGGAGCCGAGTCTTTCATATTGATGAATCCCTACCTTGAGAAAATGGGGCAGGATTTCAACCGTTTCGTGAACGAGGGAAGCTGCAACTTCTACGGTGCCCCGTCGGCGGTCATCTTTTGCCTTGACAACGCCTTTTCCGAGGCCCGTCTCGTAGATATCGGCATTGTTCTCGGTTATTTTCTCCTTGTCGCGCACAGCTTCGGCCTGTCCACGTGTCCCATCGGCCTCATCAATGCCTACGAGGATGATATCAAGGAGATACTGAACATTCCCGACAACAAGGACGTGGTGATCGGCGCCGCCCTCGGCTACGCCGACCCGGCAAGCCCCATCAACGAGTTCACCTCCCCCCGGGAGGAGCTGGAGAGCTTCGTGAGGTGGATAGACTAA
- a CDS encoding thioredoxin domain-containing protein, translated as MNRLARERSAYLRHAAHQRIDWHPWSQEAFDRAAREDKPVFLSSGAIWCHWCHVMAKESFEDDTVAAILNEHYIAIKLDRDERPDVDRRYQQAVAAMGQGGGWPLSVFLTPDKKPFFGGTYFPPTERYGMPAFGTVLLAISRYYKEKRDEIEEQGGILFDAIRRERKAAGPLSLALVDEAAERMLAAFDKANGGFGSAPKFAMPGAIEFLLGRFFFSGDEGLALMLKKTLSAMAEGGFHDQIGGGFHRYSTDSGWAVPHFEKMTDDNAWLLRNYCDAFRLFGDPYLKETARGIIAFVDKELSDPRGGFYASMDADVTPDDEGGYFTWTEEDLRRTLGDEECRVLFPHLFDARNAVHHDPRKVVLSVRRTVDDIAGETGLTVMTTAEIIERGKQKLLAEREKRQRPFVDTALYTSLNGMMISAYCKAYRTFGDRTVLDRALLALERIRDVNVLDGVLYHSEGVNAFLEDYAYFCDALIAAYEATGERKYLDDAKAFMDRCIERFRDGRDAGFFDTEEEVIGVRLKGIEDIPRPSANAVAILVLLKLAAISGDDRYRDHARSALEAFSSEASPMAIHGAYYFCALEAFYRMVKLEVRAGAGSGLAEASLFAHHPCTCVTWGDPGENVIIPCIATTCFEPLTSAEALKEFLEAREPGI; from the coding sequence ATGAACAGACTTGCCCGTGAAAGGTCGGCGTATCTCAGGCATGCAGCGCATCAGAGGATCGACTGGCACCCCTGGTCGCAGGAGGCTTTTGACAGGGCGGCGAGGGAAGACAAACCCGTCTTTCTGAGCTCCGGGGCCATCTGGTGTCACTGGTGCCACGTCATGGCGAAGGAGAGCTTCGAAGATGACACTGTGGCGGCGATCCTTAACGAACACTACATCGCCATCAAGCTCGATCGCGACGAGCGGCCAGACGTCGACCGCCGTTACCAGCAGGCGGTGGCCGCCATGGGACAGGGCGGAGGATGGCCTCTCAGCGTTTTTCTGACCCCCGACAAGAAACCTTTTTTCGGGGGGACCTACTTCCCGCCCACCGAGCGTTACGGAATGCCCGCCTTCGGGACGGTTCTCCTCGCGATCAGCCGTTACTACAAGGAGAAGAGGGACGAGATCGAGGAGCAGGGAGGGATCCTCTTCGACGCCATCAGGAGAGAGAGGAAAGCGGCGGGGCCTCTCTCGCTCGCGCTTGTCGATGAGGCGGCGGAACGGATGCTAGCTGCCTTCGACAAGGCCAACGGAGGCTTCGGAAGCGCCCCGAAATTCGCCATGCCCGGTGCGATTGAATTCCTGCTGGGCAGGTTTTTTTTCTCCGGTGACGAAGGCCTCGCCCTCATGCTGAAGAAGACGCTTTCGGCCATGGCGGAAGGCGGTTTTCACGACCAGATAGGCGGCGGTTTTCACCGTTATTCGACGGACAGCGGTTGGGCTGTGCCTCATTTCGAGAAGATGACCGACGACAATGCCTGGCTTCTCAGGAACTATTGCGACGCCTTCAGGCTCTTCGGTGACCCATACCTCAAGGAAACGGCCCGGGGCATCATCGCCTTTGTCGATAAGGAGCTCTCGGACCCCCGGGGCGGCTTCTACGCAAGCATGGACGCCGACGTGACGCCTGACGATGAAGGGGGATACTTCACGTGGACCGAGGAGGACCTCAGGCGGACACTCGGCGATGAAGAGTGCCGGGTGCTGTTCCCGCATCTTTTCGATGCCCGCAACGCGGTGCACCACGACCCGCGGAAGGTGGTGCTCTCCGTCCGCAGGACCGTCGACGACATCGCCGGCGAAACGGGTCTCACTGTCATGACGACGGCGGAGATCATAGAGAGAGGAAAACAGAAGCTGCTCGCCGAGCGGGAGAAGAGGCAAAGACCCTTTGTCGATACCGCCCTGTACACCTCTCTCAACGGCATGATGATATCGGCCTACTGTAAAGCCTACAGGACATTCGGCGACAGAACGGTTCTCGACCGTGCGCTTCTGGCGCTTGAGAGGATCCGGGACGTGAACGTGCTGGACGGGGTGCTCTATCATTCCGAGGGCGTGAACGCCTTCCTCGAGGACTACGCGTACTTCTGCGACGCTCTTATTGCCGCGTACGAGGCGACGGGTGAAAGGAAATATCTCGACGACGCAAAGGCTTTCATGGACCGATGCATTGAACGTTTCCGGGACGGCAGGGACGCGGGCTTCTTCGACACCGAGGAGGAGGTGATAGGGGTCCGCCTCAAGGGCATCGAGGACATACCAAGACCATCGGCGAACGCGGTTGCGATCCTTGTGCTCCTCAAGCTCGCGGCGATATCAGGTGACGACAGGTACCGCGATCACGCGAGGTCGGCCCTCGAGGCCTTCTCGTCCGAGGCTTCCCCCATGGCGATCCATGGGGCCTATTATTTTTGCGCCCTGGAGGCCTTCTACCGGATGGTCAAGCTTGAGGTCCGCGCCGGGGCAGGGTCGGGACTTGCCGAAGCCTCCCTCTTCGCCCATCACCCTTGCACCTGCGTCACCTGGGGCGACCCCGGCGAAAACGTCATCATCCCCTGCATCGCCACCACCTGCTTCGAGCCCCTCACCTCCGCCGAGGCATTGAAAGAGTTCCTGGAGGCCAGGGAACCCGGCATATAA
- a CDS encoding F0F1 ATP synthase subunit epsilon — translation MLNLEIITPERTVVKDEVDVVEATGAEGEFGIMPGHTQFLTTLRIGEIRYKKGSETTYIASSGGFAEVVDDKVTLLVDTAESAKEIDVERAKKAMERAETMLKTMAYDHTEYRLMEMALLRAIARIGVASKKI, via the coding sequence ATGCTCAACCTTGAGATAATTACCCCTGAGAGAACGGTTGTCAAGGATGAAGTCGACGTGGTGGAGGCCACGGGAGCCGAGGGTGAGTTCGGTATCATGCCGGGCCACACCCAGTTCCTCACCACCCTTCGTATAGGAGAGATCCGGTACAAGAAGGGTTCGGAGACCACCTATATAGCATCGAGCGGTGGGTTCGCCGAGGTGGTCGACGACAAGGTTACATTGCTTGTTGATACTGCGGAGTCCGCGAAGGAGATAGATGTTGAGCGGGCAAAGAAAGCAATGGAACGTGCTGAGACCATGCTTAAGACGATGGCTTATGATCATACGGAATACCGGCTGATGGAAATGGCACTGCTTCGGGCTATCGCCCGTATAGGCGTGGCGTCCAAGAAAATATAA
- the ahbC gene encoding 12,18-didecarboxysiroheme deacetylase — MIGISKLYCGAVEASDPLRYGRDSSLLPSHLLQFSKDKRPVVVWNTTKRCNLRCVHCYAFAEGEDYRGDELSTQEGKALIDDLARFRVPVILFSGGEPVLREDLPELIDHAVKKGVRAVISTNGTLITKEKARVFARCSLSYIGVSLDGMSEINDAFRGVEGAFARAMDGIRNARDAGIKVGLRFTINKRNIDEVPKIFDLIEEESIQRVCFYHLVYAGRGSKLMEEDLRHDETRRVVDLIMDRTKALFDKGGSPEVLTVDNHADGPYVYLRLLKEDPVRAAEVLELLRMNEGNSSGLGIACVDEKGNVHADQFWRHYSFGNVRERPFSAIWTDLTDPVMAKLKEKKKYVGGRCATCRWLDVCAGNFRVRAEAATGNLWSEDPQCYLTDEEIKR; from the coding sequence ATGATCGGCATATCCAAACTCTACTGCGGGGCCGTGGAGGCCTCCGACCCCCTGAGGTACGGCAGGGATTCGTCGCTTCTGCCCTCGCACCTTCTGCAGTTCTCAAAGGACAAGAGGCCCGTCGTGGTCTGGAACACGACGAAGCGCTGCAATCTCAGGTGCGTTCACTGTTATGCCTTCGCCGAGGGCGAAGATTACAGGGGAGACGAGTTGTCGACACAGGAGGGCAAAGCGCTCATCGATGACCTGGCTCGTTTCCGTGTGCCCGTCATCCTCTTCTCCGGAGGGGAGCCGGTGTTGAGGGAGGACCTTCCGGAGCTTATCGACCACGCGGTGAAAAAGGGCGTCAGGGCCGTCATATCGACGAACGGTACCCTCATCACGAAGGAAAAGGCGCGGGTGTTCGCCCGGTGCTCGCTGTCCTACATCGGTGTCAGCCTCGATGGCATGAGCGAGATAAACGATGCTTTCCGTGGTGTCGAGGGGGCCTTCGCGCGTGCCATGGACGGGATCAGGAACGCGAGGGACGCGGGTATAAAGGTGGGCCTCAGGTTCACCATAAATAAGAGGAATATCGACGAGGTCCCGAAGATCTTCGACCTCATAGAGGAAGAGAGCATACAGCGCGTTTGCTTCTACCATCTTGTCTATGCCGGGCGAGGATCGAAGCTCATGGAAGAGGACCTTCGCCACGATGAGACGCGCCGCGTTGTTGACCTCATCATGGACAGGACGAAGGCGCTCTTCGATAAGGGGGGATCGCCGGAGGTCCTCACCGTCGACAATCACGCAGATGGCCCTTACGTCTACCTGAGGCTTCTTAAGGAGGACCCGGTCCGGGCGGCTGAGGTGCTGGAGCTGCTCAGGATGAACGAGGGGAACTCTTCGGGCCTCGGTATTGCCTGCGTCGACGAAAAGGGGAATGTACACGCAGACCAGTTCTGGAGGCACTACAGTTTCGGCAACGTTCGTGAGCGGCCTTTCAGCGCTATCTGGACGGATCTCACGGACCCGGTCATGGCAAAGCTCAAGGAAAAGAAGAAGTACGTGGGCGGCCGCTGTGCGACATGCAGATGGCTCGATGTCTGTGCCGGCAACTTCCGCGTCCGCGCGGAGGCGGCAACGGGCAACCTCTGGTCCGAAGACCCGCAGTGCTACCTGACGGATGAAGAAATAAAACGATAA
- a CDS encoding radical SAM protein — protein MGERTYPLRMVAWELTRNCNLSCMHCRASAASGPYEGELSTEECRAIIDGILSFSEPTVILTGGEPLMRPDIFDIIEYGNDRGLRMVIAVNGTLVDEGAAKRLEASGIKRVSLSIDARDETGHDKFRGVDGSFRAVTGAAGMLKLTGLPFQINTTVTRLNVDDLDDIYALVRSLGAVAWHVFLLVPVGRGTGLKGKELSAEAYEEVLHRLRAIEKRGELEMKVTCAPHYYRIVKEDGETPKSAGCLAGKSFMFISHRGIAQPCGYLEIDSGDVRRDGVRTVWEGSEVFRRLRDLTLYRGKCSTCRYVRICGGCRARAYEETGDYLQEEPLCSYREKNNQ, from the coding sequence ATGGGCGAAAGAACATACCCTTTGAGGATGGTCGCCTGGGAGCTGACCCGCAACTGCAACCTTTCCTGCATGCACTGCCGCGCGTCAGCGGCATCGGGCCCTTACGAGGGCGAGCTCTCGACGGAAGAATGCAGGGCCATTATCGATGGTATCCTGTCCTTCTCGGAGCCGACGGTCATCCTGACCGGCGGGGAACCGCTGATGAGGCCCGATATCTTCGACATCATCGAATATGGCAATGACAGGGGATTGAGAATGGTCATCGCCGTGAACGGTACCCTTGTCGACGAAGGGGCGGCGAAAAGGCTCGAGGCCTCGGGTATAAAGAGGGTGAGCCTCAGCATCGACGCAAGGGACGAAACCGGTCACGACAAGTTTCGTGGTGTCGACGGGTCCTTCCGGGCCGTGACCGGGGCGGCAGGGATGCTCAAGCTGACGGGTCTGCCTTTCCAGATAAATACCACGGTAACGAGGCTCAATGTCGATGACCTCGACGATATCTATGCGTTGGTCAGGTCCCTCGGGGCTGTCGCCTGGCACGTTTTTCTCCTCGTGCCTGTCGGCAGGGGAACGGGTCTCAAGGGAAAGGAGCTCTCCGCCGAGGCCTATGAGGAGGTGCTCCACCGGCTTCGGGCAATTGAAAAGAGGGGCGAACTGGAGATGAAGGTGACCTGCGCCCCGCACTATTACCGCATCGTGAAGGAAGATGGGGAGACGCCGAAAAGCGCGGGGTGCCTTGCCGGGAAGAGCTTCATGTTCATCTCTCACCGAGGCATCGCCCAGCCCTGCGGTTACCTTGAGATCGATTCGGGCGATGTGCGAAGGGACGGTGTGAGGACTGTCTGGGAGGGCTCCGAGGTGTTCCGGCGCCTGCGCGATCTCACGTTATATCGTGGAAAATGCTCGACCTGCCGCTATGTCCGCATCTGCGGCGGCTGCCGCGCCCGCGCCTACGAGGAGACGGGAGATTACCTCCAGGAAGAGCCGCTGTGTTCGTACAGGGAAAAGAATAACCAATGA
- the hemB gene encoding porphobilinogen synthase encodes MRYPTYRPRRMRKNEKLRSMVRETTLSGDCLVYPVFVKEMSEREVPIDAMPGISQFSVDGVLSEVEKTLDAGVPAVLVFGIPEKKDETGSGAYDRNGIVQQAVRAIKGRFGDDILIITDVCMCEYTSHGHCGIVKDGYVDNDETLKLLAKSALSHVMAGADIVAPSDMMDGRVRAIREMLDLHGDYNVPVMSYAAKYASCLYGPFREAAESAPQFGDRRSYQMDPPNSREAMREIALDIEEGADIIMVKPALFYLDVLSQARERFNIPLAAYSVSGEYSMIRFAAAKGSFDLKRAVIESTTSIRRAGADIIITYFAKEIGTWAKEHTL; translated from the coding sequence ATGCGTTATCCGACGTATCGGCCGAGGAGAATGAGAAAGAACGAGAAACTGAGGAGCATGGTCCGTGAAACCACGCTCTCAGGCGACTGCCTCGTCTACCCCGTGTTCGTGAAGGAGATGAGTGAACGAGAGGTTCCCATCGATGCCATGCCCGGGATCAGCCAGTTCTCCGTCGACGGTGTCCTCAGCGAGGTGGAGAAGACCCTTGATGCCGGTGTGCCTGCCGTCCTCGTCTTCGGCATACCGGAGAAGAAGGATGAAACGGGGAGCGGCGCTTACGACAGGAACGGTATCGTCCAACAGGCGGTGCGGGCCATCAAGGGCCGCTTCGGCGACGACATTCTCATCATCACCGACGTCTGCATGTGCGAGTACACGAGCCACGGCCACTGTGGTATCGTGAAGGACGGCTACGTCGACAACGACGAGACCCTGAAGCTCCTCGCAAAGAGCGCGCTCAGCCACGTCATGGCCGGCGCCGACATTGTTGCGCCCTCGGACATGATGGACGGCAGGGTGCGGGCCATCAGGGAGATGCTCGACCTTCACGGAGACTACAATGTGCCCGTCATGAGCTACGCCGCGAAGTATGCGTCCTGTCTCTACGGCCCCTTCCGGGAGGCGGCCGAATCGGCCCCACAGTTCGGTGACCGCAGGTCCTACCAGATGGACCCGCCCAACAGCCGCGAGGCCATGCGGGAGATCGCTCTCGATATCGAGGAGGGGGCGGACATAATCATGGTGAAGCCGGCGCTCTTTTACCTCGACGTCTTGAGCCAGGCGAGAGAAAGGTTCAACATACCTCTCGCGGCGTACAGCGTGAGCGGCGAGTATTCAATGATCAGGTTCGCGGCCGCGAAGGGATCCTTCGATCTGAAGCGGGCGGTCATCGAATCCACGACAAGCATCCGGCGCGCCGGCGCGGACATCATCATTACCTACTTTGCGAAAGAGATCGGTACATGGGCGAAAGAACATACCCTTTGA